The genomic region TACCGTGAAAAAATGGACAAGGAAAATGTGTGCGCTCAAATGTAGGAGAAATATTTAGAGTAGGAAGGGCGAAATCCTGTATTTGTGTTTTAGACGAGGTTTTGACTGCATTTCTATAGATTGCATGGCCGTTTTGGCTGTTTTGTTCGGTTTACAGTGTTTTACTGGCTATATGCTGTTGAAGACGTCAAGATCGAGTTAATATTTTGTTGTTAGGCTTTAAATGCAGTGAGTTCTTTGAATCTGATTATTAATGTCGAATCTTTGTGTACATTTGCTGCTGCAGATTGTGTGGTGAAGGATTCTCAGTGATAATGTCCTGTTCGCTGTGTAGTTTTAAGTAGTGAAAATATAGCATAAGCTTTTTGCTGAAGTAAATCAGTGAGCGGTGGCCTTGAGAGTTGAGTGTTCCTTCCTTTTAATTTGAGAACGCTGCTCGCTTTCGAAAATGCAGTCGCAGAAGTCAAGGTTTGGCAGTTTTAGCTTCATTTCTTGGCTTCTTTTAGGTTTTGAGTCATTTGGCTGGGGATCTTAGAAATGTGCTAGAAAAATATGGATATTCGGTGTCTGAGATTGCTGCATTTTTCATTTTGTTGTGAAACAGAGGTGGTTCTTCTACTTCCGGCGTGTCTCCGGTCACGCCGAGATCTACACGGATAGTGAAAAGCGCGGCTTCGGATTCAGATAGCGGGGCTACTCCTCCTCGCAATGGCAGCAGGCTGCCGCTTGATAGAAGCCCCAGGTCCAGCCCCAAGCCTAAAATCCCCGAGCATAAGTCACCAAGGAGTCCACTATCTGAGGTTTTTATCGTCTTCTTCACTCATTTGTTCTTCTAACAGGCATTTTATATAAGCTTTTAGTTTTCATTAAGAtttacaaagaaacaaaaaaattgaacCCAACCATTTTGCTAGATATTTTAGCATGGACTTGTTTATCGGGTTTTAGTCACGAACAAATCATTTCCTGTGTGATTATTACGCCAGACACTTTCATTCTACTGAGATTTTTCATGTAGAAGTTATTTTCCCGAGATATTTTGAGCAGACACTATGTTGTTTTTTCAGATTTTTCATGTAACACTTGCTCTTCACAGCAATTCTTATTCGGTGATATTTTGTTATGAAACATttaaaaatgtttatttttcatttaGATTATTTAGGCAATTTGTGTTTTTGCTCAGATTTTACATTGAACATTTTTTTTTCGAGATTTTAAAGTACAACTTATCTTTGCCCTGAGATTTGGCTTGTCAATGGCAGAAACGCGCAACCAAGGCATCTGAGCTGCAGCAACAGCTTGCAGAGGTTCAAGTAGAGCTGAAGAAGACAAAGGAACAGCTAGTTGCAGCTGAAACTGAAAGGGCACAAGCATCGGAGGTCCAAGAAGAGCTAAAGAAGACTAAGGAACAGCTCGTAGCAGCAGAAGCTAAAAGTGCGCAAGAATTGGAGTCGCTCCAAGAGGCGAAAAAGCTTAGCGAGGCAACTGCTTCAAagcttgaagaatctgagaagagAGCTCAGGAGATTTCTGAGAATGGATCGGCTCAACTCGTTGATCTGCAGCAGGCTTATGAGGAAGCTTCGAGGGAGAGGGAAATGGCATGGCAGTCCCGGCTTGAAGCTGTGGAAAGACAAAATTCGATGGATGTGGCtgccttgatgtcggcttcccaaGAGCTTCAGAGGGTCAAGCAAGAGCTGAGCTTAGCCATGGATTCGAGAACCCTGACCATTGCTCAGGTCGAGCAGGCCAATATGGAAATCGATAGCTTAAAACTTGAGATTGCTAATTTGAGAATGCCTGAGCCAAATTTGTCCGATGCGCATGCTCATTTGGAGAATCTGAGATCCGAATTGAAAGAAGCAAGAGCTTCAGAGGCTAGGGCTTTCATGGCAGCCCGCGATGCTAACCTCAATCTGGAGGAAGCCAGGATGAAAATGAATGCTGCTAAAGAAGACGAGAATAAGGCGATGGAGTCGTTGAGACAAATAAGTGCAGAGCTTGTAGAAGCCAACACTGGTCTTAAAAACTCTAAATGCGAGGTGGCTGAACTAACAGAAACAGTGCAGCGCTTGATGGCTGAGCTTGAGAAAGCTAGAACAGAGCTGGTTGAAGTAAAGAAGAGAGAAGCTGAAGGAGAAGAAAGGAATAAAAAGGCATTGGAAAGTCTTGAATTAGACCTCCACCAAGTTACTGCAGAAGCAGGGCATGTTAAAATTGAGCTTCAGGCTGCTTATGAGGATGCACAGAAAGCTAAATTTGAAGTTGAACAAATGAAAGCTTTATTTGAAGGCACAGAATCTAAGTTTGAGGCAATGCTCAGTGAGGCCAGAGCTGAGGCAGAGCACGATAAAGAAGCAGGTATGAGAGCTAAGATGGATGCTGAGGAGTATGCAGCCCTCATCAATGAAAGAGAGTGTAAGTTGATGGAGGCTTTGAGAGAAACAGGAGCCAAGGCTAATGaaacaaaagaagaattggaaaaGATTAAGTTGGAAGTGGCAGATCTGAAAGCCTGTTTGATGGATAAAGAGACAGAGTTacagaatatactggaggaaaatGAGACTGTAAAATCTAATGAGACTGTACTGCTTGAGAAAATTGCCCATTTGGAGAAATCACTTGCCATGGCCAAGAATTCTGAACCATCAGAAGCTAATCGTGTTGCACTGGATGATGGAGCCCAAGGGGGAGGAGATGGTCCTTCAAATGAAAAACTGGCGGAAGCCCTCAAAGCAGCTGCAAGTGCTAATGCTAGAGAGAGAGAAGCCGTGGAAAAGCTTAGGGTTTGTGAATTGGAGCTTGAAAACAGTAGCCAGAGAGCAAATAGATCAGTGGAGCAGCTTGAGGCTGCACAGGCTGCAAATCTATCAATGGAAGCAGATATGAAAAGGTTGAGGATACAAACTGAACAATGGAAGAAGGCGGCTGATGCAGCTGCAACTGTTCTGGCTGCTGCCCACAATGGGGAACTTAATGGTAAAGTAGTGGAAAGATCAGCCTCTCTGTTATCAGATTCTGATGTACTTAACATGAGATTCTCATCTCCCATGAAGGATGATTTTGATGGCTCACCAAACTCAAAGAAGAAGAAGGCCATGCTGAAGAAAATTGGAGATCTGTGGAAGAAACGGGGTCAGAAGTGAGGTGCCTTGGCTTTAGCCTCAGCAATGTCAGGCATGTCTGCATTTGACATAGAGCTTGCTGGCTTGCTTTAGTGGCATATGTATTTTGATTGCAAAATGGGTACAGTAACAGCCTTTTAGTATACTATACTATTTTTCCTGGAAGTATGATCGTATCTTTGCAGTATTATTAGCTCCCTCCATAGAGGAATGATCATCCTTGAACAGAATCATCTTCACTGCAAAGTCTTATAATTTATGGCTTAAATTTTTGCAATGATTTACTCGTGGGATGTGCGCTGTACATAGACCTATCCTCTAGAGTATGTCTTGATGAAGCTCATACTGTGAGTAACTATTTGGTGATGCAGAGGGCAGTGTTGGGCACTGTTCTCTATCTGCCACCATGTCTCCTGTATTGATTTGAATTTGCAGAACTGGTTTAGTTATGGCTGTAACTATCTCTAAATTAGTAGTTAAAGGACAATGTATGTCTCCTTTTTAATTGACGATATTTTCAGTTTACCTGATGATGGAAACAGTATTAACGCTTTTTGTGATTTATTCTCCTGGATGGAAACTGAGATGGAAATGAGGTTTTCTGACGCACAGACCCTGACAAAATATAAATTTCAGGTAAAAGGGTGTGTAAGACTTATTTGCAATAAGGACATTTCTAGCTACAGGTTTTAGCATTTGTGTTGAATTGTGCATGTATTGGTCCCTTCGCTAAGGAAATTTCAGGTAAAAGGGTATGTAAGACTTATTTGCAATAAGGACATTTCTAGCTACAGGTTTTAGCATTTGTGTTGAATTGTGCATGTATTGGTCCCTTCGCTAAGGAAGTTAAGCTCAGTTGAGCTCAAACTAAGGTTTTTAGTTAGTGTAGTTTCCTGATTGAGCTCTGAGCATCACTAGCTTGAAATCGATACACTTCCATTGTTAATTGGCGATGAAGGAGGTCAAAGATCTGTTGGTCTTTTTCAGATATCTGTTAAATGCCAACAAGAAATACTTGGTAGTTTTTCAGATCGCTGACAAATTTGACATCTCTGGGAGATTTACAATGGGAATGTGTTGCTATTTACCACATTTATTGTTCAAGTAGGTTTATGATCCCATAGATTGATATATGAAGAGCAGGCCACTCGGTTTATAAAGACCAGGGTCTGATATATAAGCTGATCAGGGCAAACTGTCAGTGCTTTTTCTTCCAATTGACTTGTCGTTATGACCTATGTGCCAAACATTAGAAATGGCACGATCTGTCAGGATTGGGTCTCCGAGGCTCTGAACCATTGTTTAAATTATACATGCAAGGTGCATATCTTCTCCAAAAAAACTGTGTAAATTTGTCTTCCACAGTTTTCCAGAAGCTTTTGCCATCATTCTATCGGATTGAAATCTTAATTATACACTATTAAATGATAATATTCATCTAATATAGTATTTATAATAGTATTCGGCTTGCAAGTTTGAAAACCACAGTAGGAACACCTAGAAATGCTCGACAGAAAGTGACATTTCAGTCGAATTTTAAAGAGAAAACGTTATAAAAATATATAGCAGACAACAGTATCGTTTCGTTGATTGGTAACTGCTAAAATTGTAGCATGCGAGTTGTCTGTATTTCCAGACAAACTAGGTCAGACTTCTTTGCGTGATATGAAATTATAGCAAATTGAAAACGCAGTCTACAATTTTACTGATCTATACTGGCACATCTCCTGCACTTGCAAATCATGTGCCTAGGAAATGACACTTTAAAGAATGTTAAATATATTTTCAGTTTCATAAAATACCCCCCTTAAATCTCGAATCTTATCCAACCTAGTTTCACCTACGACAAATTTTGTCCCGATACttctaaaatcattaaaaaattagtgTGACAAAGTGATTTTCCACGCACCcatagatcattttcattttcatggaACAGTATTTCGATGTGATAGAAAAAGTTATTTAGCCAATCAGCTAAATATTTTCATACACATCTTTTATATTTAGAGGTTCACCTCACATTATTATCAATATATTATCTTTGATGTTCTATAGGTTCACAATAACCCCTCACACCCATAGAGCATTTTCATTTTCATGGAACAGTATTTCGATGTGATAGAAAAAGTTATTTAGCCAATCAGCTAAATATTTTCATACACATCTTTTATATTTAGAGGTTCATAGAACCTCACATTATTATCAATATATTATCTTTGATGTTTTATAGGTTCACAATAACCCCTCACATTAGCATTAGTATCTAAACTTATAGTCATTCTCATCTTTACTATTAATTTAGTCTTGGCGCTTGACTAAGGTGCAAGGACATTCTAATGGTTGTGTAACAAGTTCAATAGTGCTTTTGAGTACTATTTTTTAGAAAAACTTAGATATCAATAGAGGAACCAATCTTGTAGtctcaaaaatcattttttttttttggagaagaTTACATAGATTGTATAAGGATCATACCACCAAAAAGATAACGGTCATTGTTATTTTGGTCCAACATCTTATCTTCTTAGAATTTTGTTAACGTTCACCAACAATCCAATCTAGTTTTCTAATTACAATCCTTCATTATAATGTGTCATCAAGTAAAATTCACTATCCTTTCATTTCAAGTTACATGACCCATTCATTTCTCATTTCTCATTTCAATTTAGCCCATGTTTAATTTTAGTCTTACAGGTTACTTCAATAAATTTATATCCTTAGCTCTTATGTTTTAGGGGTTTTATTTGAAATTAACTCATTGATTCTAGAACTATATATGTAGAGGGTTGTTTATTTCCTCTACATAAATTTGTAAAAACATTTGCATTATCGGTGAACAACATTGGGTTCTCATTATGGAGACACAAGTTCAAATCTCCACGAGGACATCTAATGTGGAATTGTAAGTGGtgattcttggtcttccatagttggcTTCTAATGTGGATGTGGCTTTGAATAAAGCAAATTTCTAAGGTGTGAGTTTTGGTCTTCTAAGCAATTTAGTATGTGCTTTAAAGGAGCTTGTCTTGAtggtttgattttttgtttttctaaGTGCATTGACTTTCCCATTATTTTTTCAAGTTGATTGTTTCTTGTGAACTTAATACTTCACTCGAGTTTTACCCTTAGTTGATTATCACCCTTCTTTTATCCCTTTTTCTTTGTACTTTATTGCCAACTCTTTAATAATGGATTATAATAAGCCCTTGCCCTTCGCTTCAATTCCTATATACCTTGATGGTCTTAAGATGTTTTCACTAGTTGTTGCACAAATTCCTTTGATCTTTGAATAAGCTATATACTTTATAAAAAAGTGTAGGGATGCATTGGTTTAAAACATGTTAATAATTTTCATTGTTCCTAGAACTTGTTTCCACCTCTTCTTCTATGTGGGAAGTCTTTACTTCATTTGTTCACAACTCATAATG from Cryptomeria japonica chromosome 3, Sugi_1.0, whole genome shotgun sequence harbors:
- the LOC131042306 gene encoding interactor of constitutive active ROPs 2, chloroplastic, which encodes MQSQKSRGGSSTSGVSPVTPRSTRIVKSAASDSDSGATPPRNGSRLPLDRSPRSSPKPKIPEHKSPRSPLSEKRATKASELQQQLAEVQVELKKTKEQLVAAETERAQASEVQEELKKTKEQLVAAEAKSAQELESLQEAKKLSEATASKLEESEKRAQEISENGSAQLVDLQQAYEEASREREMAWQSRLEAVERQNSMDVAALMSASQELQRVKQELSLAMDSRTLTIAQVEQANMEIDSLKLEIANLRMPEPNLSDAHAHLENLRSELKEARASEARAFMAARDANLNLEEARMKMNAAKEDENKAMESLRQISAELVEANTGLKNSKCEVAELTETVQRLMAELEKARTELVEVKKREAEGEERNKKALESLELDLHQVTAEAGHVKIELQAAYEDAQKAKFEVEQMKALFEGTESKFEAMLSEARAEAEHDKEAGMRAKMDAEEYAALINERECKLMEALRETGAKANETKEELEKIKLEVADLKACLMDKETELQNILEENETVKSNETVLLEKIAHLEKSLAMAKNSEPSEANRVALDDGAQGGGDGPSNEKLAEALKAAASANAREREAVEKLRVCELELENSSQRANRSVEQLEAAQAANLSMEADMKRLRIQTEQWKKAADAAATVLAAAHNGELNGKVVERSASLLSDSDVLNMRFSSPMKDDFDGSPNSKKKKAMLKKIGDLWKKRGQK